ACTTCCCAATGAAGTATGCTAAGCAGTTTTATCATTGTTACTCATTTTTAGgactgtaaaaaacaaacatctaTGTGTTAAATAACTAATAAAAAGTATACAGCAGGAAATAATCCAAGTTTGGATTAAACTCcaagtttttaaagtaataaaacacAGATAATTTTTCGCTACTAAATACATTCTGATAAGAGTTTGCGATTCTGAcagtaacaatttttttcttcttgttaatgCATGCCTTACTGTTCTTTGTGCAGAATAAGAGCGCTATAAATGTATTAGACAATCATATCAGGAGATGATATCCACTCTTATTTTTACCTACAGATCTGCAGAATTCAGAGTTCAGTCATGCCAAATAAAACAACAATTAGAGAATTCATTCTTCTGGGACTTACGGATGACCCCGAGTTACAAGCTGTGATATTCTTCTTCATGTTGTTCACCTATTTATTAAGTGTAGTGGAAACATGACCATCATCATGTTAACGCTATCAAATGTCTGTTTGAAGACgcctatgtatttcttcctcaggaatttctctttcttagaaaTTTCATTCACTACGGTCTGTATTCCTAGGTTTCTGATCAGCATTGCAACGGGAGACACAACCATTTCCTATAACGCTTGCATGACACAAGTATTTTTTTCAATCCTTCTGGGTTCCACAGAGTTTTTTCTTCTGGCTgtgatgtcctatgaccgctatgtggctaTCTGCAAACCTCTACACTACACAACCATCATGAGTCACAAAGTCTGCCACCAGCTTGTCATCAGCTCCTGGCTGGCTGGTTTCCTCATTATCTTTCCCCCGGTGATTATGGGCCTCCAGCTGGATTTCTGTGACTCCAACATCATTGACCATTTCACTTGTGACTCTTCTCCTATGCTACTGATTGCTTGCACTGACACAAAGTTTCTAGAGTTTATGGCATTTTTCTTAGCAGTATTTACACTCATGGTAACTCTGGCCTTGGTGATTCTCTCTTACACACTCATCCTCAGAACAATTCTCAAGATCCCCTCTggccagcaaaggaaaaaggccTTTTCTACTTGCTCCTCCCATATGATTGTGGTATCCATTTCTTATGGGAGttgcattttt
Above is a window of Sus scrofa isolate TJ Tabasco breed Duroc chromosome 5, Sscrofa11.1, whole genome shotgun sequence DNA encoding:
- the LOC110260672 gene encoding LOW QUALITY PROTEIN: olfactory receptor 6C65-like (The sequence of the model RefSeq protein was modified relative to this genomic sequence to represent the inferred CDS: inserted 1 base in 1 codon) — encoded protein: MPNKTTIREFILLGLTDDPELQAVIFFFMLFTYLLSVXGNMTIIMLTLSNVCLKTPMYFFLRNFSFLEISFTTVCIPRFLISIATGDTTISYNACMTQVFFSILLGSTEFFLLAVMSYDRYVAICKPLHYTTIMSHKVCHQLVISSWLAGFLIIFPPVIMGLQLDFCDSNIIDHFTCDSSPMLLIACTDTKFLEFMAFFLAVFTLMVTLALVILSYTLILRTILKIPSGQQRKKAFSTCSSHMIVVSISYGSCIFMYVKTSAKEGVALSKGVAVLNTSVAPMLNPFIYTLRNQQVRQALKDITQKMLLSNKH